In a genomic window of Corynebacterium coyleae:
- the rpsI gene encoding 30S ribosomal protein S9, whose translation MTEPNNYDNLAADTDIDAATAATEEFNYTIGDAIAPEADAAEETVEVAPLHEGPIQTVGRRKRAIARVTVVEGEGKITVNGREFEEYFPNKLHQQDILTPLTLLEREGQFDIKANISGGGPTGQSGALRLAIARALNIYNPAERPTLKKAGLLTRDARAVERKKAGLHKARRAPQYSKR comes from the coding sequence ATGACCGAGCCGAACAACTACGACAACCTCGCTGCCGACACCGACATCGATGCCGCAACCGCAGCAACCGAGGAGTTCAACTACACCATCGGTGACGCAATTGCGCCGGAGGCTGACGCTGCTGAGGAGACCGTTGAGGTCGCACCGCTGCACGAGGGCCCGATCCAGACTGTTGGTCGTCGTAAGCGCGCAATCGCTCGCGTGACCGTCGTCGAGGGCGAAGGCAAGATCACAGTCAACGGCCGTGAGTTCGAGGAGTACTTCCCGAACAAGCTGCACCAGCAGGACATCCTGACCCCGCTGACGCTGCTCGAGCGCGAGGGCCAGTTCGACATCAAGGCCAACATCTCCGGTGGTGGCCCGACCGGCCAGTCCGGTGCTCTGCGTCTGGCTATTGCCCGCGCACTGAACATCTACAACCCGGCTGAGCGCCCGACCCTGAAGAAGGCCGGCCTGCTCACCCGTGACGCTCGTGCCGTGGAGCGCAAGAAGGCTGGTCTGCACAAGGCCCGTCGCGCACCGCAGTACTCCAAGCGTTAA
- the rplM gene encoding 50S ribosomal protein L13 produces MSTYHPKSGDVTRNWYVIDATDVVLGKLASTAADLLRGKHKPQFAPNVDTGDHVIVINADKIHISSNKRDREMRYRHSGYPGGLKSMTLGRALDERPDRVIEEAVKGMMPHNKLSRQSIKKLHVFVGSEHPYAAQKPETYEFKQVAQ; encoded by the coding sequence ATGTCTACTTACCACCCGAAGAGCGGTGACGTGACCCGTAACTGGTACGTCATCGACGCAACCGACGTGGTGCTGGGCAAGCTTGCTTCCACCGCAGCAGACCTGCTGCGCGGTAAGCACAAGCCGCAGTTCGCACCGAACGTTGACACCGGCGATCACGTCATCGTGATCAACGCCGACAAGATCCACATCTCCTCCAACAAGCGCGATCGCGAGATGCGTTACCGCCACTCCGGCTACCCGGGTGGTCTGAAGTCCATGACCCTGGGCCGCGCACTGGACGAGCGTCCGGACCGCGTGATCGAGGAAGCTGTGAAGGGCATGATGCCGCACAACAAGCTCTCCCGCCAGTCCATCAAGAAGCTGCACGTCTTCGTCGGCTCCGAGCACCCGTACGCTGCTCAGAAGCCGGAAACCTACGAGTTTAAGCAGGTGGCACAGTAA